A stretch of Cicer arietinum cultivar CDC Frontier isolate Library 1 chromosome 5, Cicar.CDCFrontier_v2.0, whole genome shotgun sequence DNA encodes these proteins:
- the LOC101511990 gene encoding ubiquitin-activating enzyme E1 1-like, giving the protein MLPRKRHCEGVVVEEDTDNISFPNKNRIVTAVGAADSVVNSDRNLSSSSNNNSSSSGYVMAFGDNNPPDIDEDLHSRQLAVYGRETMRRLFGASVLVSGMQGLGVEIAKNLILAGVKSVTLHDEGTVELWDLSSNFVFSENDVGKNRALASVGKLQELNNAVVVLSLTSELTTEQLSDFQAVVFTDISLEKAVEFNDYCHNHQPSIAFIKAEVRGLFGSVFCDFGPEFTVLDVDGEEPHTGIIASVSNDNPALVSCVDDERLEFQDGDLVVFSEVHGMKELNDGKPRKIKNARAYSFTLEEDTTNFGMYEKGGIVTQVKQPKVLNFKPLKEALSDPGDFLLSDFSKFDRPPLLHLAFRALDKFISELGHFPVPGVEDDAQKLISIASDLNDSSGDDKIEDINPKLLRHFAFGARAVLNPMAAMFGGIVGQEVVKACSGKFHPLFQFFYFDSVESLPSEQLDPDDFRPVNSRYDAQISVIGRKLQKKLEDSQVFVVGSGALGCEFLKNLALMGVSCGNHGKLTITDDDVIEKSNLSRQFLFRDWNIGQAKSTVAASATLSINPSFNIEALQNRVSTETENVFNDTFWENLSVVINALDNVNARLYVDQRCMYFQKPLLESGTLGAKCNTQMVIPHLTENYGASRDPPEKQAPMCTVHSFPHNIDHCLTWARSEFDGLLEKTPAEVNTYLSNPSEYTNAMRKAGDAQARDNLERVLDCLDKDKCETFEDCINWARLKFEDYFADRVKQLTYTFPEDATTSTGAPFWSAPKRFPRPLQFSTSDLGHLHFVMAAAILRSETFAIPIPDWGKNPSKVAEAVDRVIVPDFQPKEGVKVVTDEKATSLSTASVDDAVVINDLITKLERCRTKFTPTFRMKPIQFEKDDDTNYHMDVIAGLANMRARNYSIPEVDKLKAKFIAGRIIPAIATSTAMATGLVCLELYKVLDGEHKVEDYRNTFANLALPLFSMAEPVPPKVINHRDTSWTGWDRWTLDNNPTLKELLQWLKAKGLNAYSISCGNCLLYNSMFPRHKERMDKKIADLGREVAKLEIPPYRRHLDVVVACEDDDDNDVDIPQVSIYFR; this is encoded by the exons ATGCTTCCTAGAAAGAGACACTGTGAAGGAGTGGTTGTGGAAGAAGATACTGATAATATAAGTTTTCCGAATAAGAATCGGATCGTTACCGCTGTCGGAGCTGCCGATTCGGTTGTTAACAGCGACCGGAATTTAAGCAGCAGTAGTAACAACAACAGCAGTAGTAGTGGGTACGTTATGGCTTTTGGAGATAACAATCCGCCGGATATTGATGAGGATCTGCATAGCCGTCAGCTTGCTGTGTATGGTCGAGAGACCATGCGGAGGCTCTTTGGGGCTAGTGTCCTTGTCTCTGGGATGCAGGGTCTTGGCGTTGAGATTG CGAAGAATCTCATTCTTGCTGGTGTCAAGTCTGTGACCTTACACGATGAGGGGACTGTTGAGCTATGGGATCTGTCTAGTAATTTCGTGTTTTCGGAGAATGATGTTGGTAAGAACAGAGCATTGGCTTCTGTTGGTAAGTTGCAGGAGCTGAACAATGCAGTGGTCGTGCTAAGCTTGACATCTGAGCTGACTACAGAACAACTTTCTGATTTCCAA GCTGTTGTTTTTACTGATATTAGTCTTGAGAAAGCTGTTGAGTTCAATGATTACTGTCACAACCATCAACCTTCTATTGCTTTTATTAAAGCTGAAGTTAGAGGCCTTTTTGGTTCTGTCTTTTGTGATTTTGGACCAGAGTTTACTGTTTTGGATGTTGATGGAGAGGAACCCCATACTGGCATAATTGCATCTGTCAGCAACGACAATCCTGCTCTAGTATCATGTGTTGATGATGAGAGACTTGAGTTTCAGGATGGAGATCTAGTTGTGTTCTCTGAAGTTCATGGCATGAAGGAATTGAATGACGGAAAGccaaggaaaataaaaaatgctagAGCTTATTCGTTTACCCTTGAAGAAGACACCACAAATTTTGGTATGTATGAAAAAGGCGGTATTGTCACACAAGTTAAACAACCAAAGGTATTGAACTTTAAGCCACTGAAGGAAGCACTCAGTGATCCAGGTGATTTTCTTCTGAGTGATTTTTCCAAGTTTGATCGCCCACCTCTCCTTCACTTAGCATTCCGGGCTTTGGATAAGTTCATTTCCGAGTTGGGTCACTTCCCTGTTCCTGGAGTAGAGGATGATGCACAAAAGCTTATATCCATTGCCAGTGATTTGAATGACAGCTCAGGTGACGATAAAATAGAAGATATAAATCCCAAACTTTTGCGACACTTTGCCTTTGGGGCTAGGGCTGTACTGAACCCTATGGCTGCCATGTTTGGTGGAATTGTTGGACAAGAGGTTGTCAAAGCATGCTCTGGGAAGTTTCATCCACTTTTTCAA tttttctattttgattctGTGGAATCACTTCCTTCTGAGCAACTGGACCCAGATGATTTCAGACCAGTAAATAGTCGTTATGATGCACAGATTTCAGTTATTGGACGCAAGTTACAAAAGAAATTAGAGGATTCTCAAGTGTTTGTTGTTGGTTCTGGTGCTTTGGGatgtgaatttttaaaaaatcttgctCTTATGGGAGTTTCTTGTGGGAATCACGGGAAGCTGACAATTACTGATGATGATGTGATCGAAAAGAGCAATCTAAGCAGACAGTTTCTCTTCCGTGATTGGAATATTGGACAGGCTAAGTCCACAGTTGCGGCTTCAGCTACTTTATCTATCAATCCTAGTTTTAATATTGAAGCTCTACAAAACCGTGTCAGCACTGAAACTGAAAATGTGTTTAATGATACCTTCTGGGAAAACTTGAGTGTTGTGATAAATGCGCTGGACAATGTGAATGCAAGACTATACGTTGATCAGAGATGCATGTATTTCCAAAAGCCTCTTCTTGAATCTGGGACTCTTGGTGCGAAATGCAATACCCAGATGGTCATTCCCCATCTTACAGAAAATTACGGTGCATCAAGAGATCCTCCAGAGAAACAGGCCCCAATGTGCACTGTACACTCATTTCCACACAATATTGACCATTGCTTGACATGGGCGCGATCAGAGTTTGATGGTTTGCTCGAGAAAACTCCAGCTGAAGTGAATACATATTTGTCGAACCCAAGTGAATATACTAATGCAATGAGGAAAGCTGGGGATGCTCAAGCAAGGGATAATTTGGAGCGTGTTCTTGATTGCCTGGACAAGGATAAGTGTGAAACTTTTGAAGATTGTATTAATTGGGCTCGGCTAAA GTTTGAAGATTATTTTGCTGATCGGGTGAAGCAGTTGACCTATACTTTTCCTGAAGATGCTACAACTAGTACTGGAGCTCCTTTCTGGTCTGCCCCAAAAAGATTTCCCCGTCCACTGCAGTTCTCAACCTCTGATCTGGGTCATCTACATTTTGTGATGGCTGCTGCTATTTTACGTTCAGAAACTTTTGCTATCCCCATTCCTGACTGGGGGAAGAACCCTAGTAAGGTGGCTGAAGCAGTTGATAGGGTGATTGTACCTGACTTTCAGCCTAAGGAAGGGGTGAAAGTAGTGACAGATGAGAAGGCCACTAGTCTTTCCACTGCGTCTGTAGATGATGCAGTTGTTATTAATGATCTAATAACCAAGTTAGAGAGGTGCCGGACAAAGTTTACCCCCACATTCAGGATGAAACCAATTCAGTTTGAGAAG GATGATGATACAAACTACCATATGGATGTGATTGCTGGGCTTGCCAATATGAGGGCTCGGAATTACAGCATTCCTGAGGTTGACAAGCTCAAAGCCAAGTTTATTGCTGGACGAATCATTCCTGCAATTGCAACCTCTACTGCCATGGCCACTGGTCTTGTCTGCCTGGAGCTGTACAAAGTTTTGGATGGGGAACACAAAGTCGAAGATTACAGAAACACATTTGCCAATTTAGCATTGCCTCTCTTTTCAATGGCCGAGCCAGTGCCACCAAAGGTTATCAATCATCGAGACACAAGTTGGACAGGTTGGGACCGATGGACTCTGGATAACAATCCTACCCTAAAGGAACTTCTTCAGTGGCTGAAGGCTAAAGGATTGAATGCTTATAGTATCTCATGTGGAAATTGTCTGCTTTATAATAGCATGTTCCCTAGGCATAAAGAGCGAATGGACAAAAAGATAGCAGATCTGGGAAGGGAAGTAGCTAAGTTGGAAATTCCTCCATACCGTCGTCATTTGGATGTTGTTGTGGCATGTGAGGATGACGATGATAATGATGTTGATATCCCTCAAGTATCCATATATTTCCGTTAG
- the LOC101512315 gene encoding serine/threonine-protein kinase 54 yields the protein MAAALECWSRRINNSNTNDDDDEDTVEQQVLMNNNNPSSQPNNKDSSIIHKKFNKLTRNVSEAIASIKNTLNINLNINLDSSKTDNTCRGSNNNNLVWGTVVRNLTQLYPGSQLPEKLMSNIRKHYDSLPPSYSQAGFDVKDVFLHIKLIEQAFEDSQAAILIEEECDGEMELQGSLFKLTFACNSPISWPAMSNALDSSSICCKKIQIFEKKGLTLGIVLLLVLSGVGQDKLVRTRVESALKFAMKKPKASVVKLPFGLCGCQEENFKRRELGEIEEDGNGVYCGNGFENLSQKIQLQVPLLDSSFHVSVDEWQTIQTGADEVEKWLLNSDSLEFLEQIGPNSYKGAYMGKRVGIEKLRGCDKGNLYEFALRKDMLELMTCGHKNILQFCGVCVDENHGLCVVTKFMEGGSVHDLISKNKKLQSKDIVRIAVDVAEGIKFMNDHGVAYRDLNTQRILLDKHGSACLGDMGIVIACKSNHEAMDYETDGYRWLAPEIIAGDPESVTETWMSNVYSYGMVIWEMVTGEAAYSAYSPVQAAVGIAACGLRPEIPKDCPQTLKSLMTKCWNNAPSKRPQFSEILSILLRQNNNNR from the exons ATGGCCGCAGCATTAGAATGCTGGTCAAGACGCATCAACAACAGCAACACCAACGACGATGATGATGAGGACACGGTAGAACAACAAGTTCTCATGAACAATAACAACCCATCTTCTCAACCTAACAACAAAGACTCTTCAATCATTCACAAGAAGTTCAACAAACTCACCCGCAATGTTTCTGAGGCTATTGCTTCGATAAAAAACACACTCAACATTAACCTTAACATCAACCTCGACTCTTCCAAAACTGACAATACTTGTCGCGGTAGTAACAATAATAACCTCGTTTGGGGAACCGTTGTGAGGAATCTCACTCAGCTTTACCCTGGTAGCCAGCTTCCTGAGAAGCTCATGTCCAACATTCGTAAACACTATGATTCGCTGCCTCCTAG TTATTCACAGGCTGGGTTTGATGTTAAAGATGTGTTTCTTCACATCAAGCTGATAGAGCAAGCATTCGAAGATTCGCAGGCTGCGATTTTGATTGAAGAGGAGTGTGACGGAGAAATGGAGCTTCAGGGATCTTTGTTCAAGTTGACATTTGCTTGCAACTCTCCGATTTCATGGCCTGCTATGTCGAATGCGTTGGATAGTTCCTCCATTTGTTGCAAGAAGATTCAGATCTTTGAGAAGAAAGGTCTCACCCTTGGAATTGTACTTCTACTTGTTCTGTCTGGGGTTGGACAAGATAAGTTGGTTAGGACCCGGGTTGAAAGTGCTCTCAAGTTTGCCATGAAGAAGCCGAAAGCCAGTGTTGTGAAGCTGCCTTTTGGGCTTTGTGGATGCCAAGAGGAGAATTTCAAGAGGAGAGAACTTGGAGAGATTGAAGAAGATGGTAACGGTGTATACTGTGGAAACGGGTTTGAGAATTTGAGTCAAAAGATTCAGCTTCAAGTGCCATTGCTTGATTCATCGTTTCATGTATCGGTAGATGAATGGCAGACTATTCAGACAGGTGCGGATGAGGTAGAAAAATGGTTGTTGAATTCAGATAGTCTCGAGTTTTTGGAACAGATCGGACCTAATTCGTATAAAGGAGCCTACATGGGGAAAAGAGTCGGCATCGAGAAGCTCAGAGGGTGCGACAAAGGAAACTTGTACGAGTTTGCGCTCAGGAAAGATATGCTAGAACTGATGACATGCGGACATAAAAACATTTTGCAGTTTTGTGGAGTTTGTGTAGATGAAAATCACGGGTTATGCGTAGTGACGAAATTCATGGAAGGTGGATCTGTTCACGACTTAATTTCAAAGAACAAGAAGCTTCAGAGCAAGGATATTGTAAGAATTGCAGTTGACGTGGCTGAAGGGATCAAGTTTATGAACGATCACGGTGTTGCATATCGAGACCTTAATACTCAGAGGATTCTGTTGGATAAACATGGGAGTGCTTGCTTGGGAGATATGGGTATAGTTATTGCTTGCAAGAGCAACCATGAGGCAATGGACTACGAAACCGATGGTTACCGGTGGCTCGCTCCAGAG ATAATTGCCGGTGACCCCGAGAGTGTCACAGAGACATGGATGAGTAATGTTTATAGTTACGGAATGGTAATTTGGGAGATGGTAACCGGTGAAGCAGCCTATTCCGCCTATTCACCTGTGCAGGCAGCAGTAGGCATTGCGGCTTGTGGCCTTAGACCTGAGATCCCCAAAGACTGTCCGCAAACTCTAAAATCTCTAATGACAAAGTGCTGGAACAATGCCCCTTCGAAACGCCCCCAATTCTCTGAAATTTTATCGATATTGCTTCgacaaaacaacaacaataggtaa